From Anaerotignum faecicola, the proteins below share one genomic window:
- a CDS encoding aspartate aminotransferase family protein: MEELAARGGKVVMNTYSRFPIAFDHGKGMYVWDADGKKYLDFVAGIAVNSLGYGHERLGEKIAEQAMKLIHVSNLYYTEPQIKLAEMICEHSGFDKVFFCNSGAESIEAALKICRKYASMKSKPGRDIITMEHSFHGRTYGAVTATGQEKYQKGLAPLMPGIKHVPFNDIEALKAAVDKNTCGILLEPVQGEGGIHPADKEYLRAVRKICDENDIVLVFDEIQCGVGRCGELFAHQALGVTPDAATFAKGLAGGVPIGALMATNKLAEAFKPGDHASTFGGNPLATSAGTVVLDELFNNGLLENVKKQGEYLKNKLLELKGKYPIIKDVRGIGLMQGIELGIPVAPVIAECINNGLLLVGAGTNVIRFVPALIVKSGDIDEAMRILEKAIVHL; encoded by the coding sequence ATGGAAGAACTTGCCGCAAGAGGGGGAAAGGTTGTTATGAATACATACAGCCGTTTCCCGATAGCGTTTGACCATGGAAAGGGGATGTATGTGTGGGATGCCGACGGGAAAAAATATCTTGATTTTGTTGCCGGGATTGCCGTCAATTCGCTTGGCTACGGCCATGAAAGACTGGGGGAAAAAATAGCCGAGCAGGCTATGAAACTTATTCATGTTTCGAACCTTTACTATACGGAGCCTCAGATTAAACTTGCGGAAATGATTTGCGAACACAGCGGTTTCGACAAAGTATTTTTTTGCAACAGCGGTGCGGAAAGTATTGAAGCCGCATTGAAAATATGCCGTAAGTATGCTTCTATGAAGTCAAAGCCCGGACGAGATATAATAACCATGGAACATTCTTTTCACGGCAGGACTTATGGGGCTGTTACTGCAACAGGGCAGGAAAAATATCAAAAGGGCCTTGCTCCATTGATGCCCGGTATCAAGCATGTGCCGTTTAATGATATTGAAGCCTTAAAAGCGGCGGTAGATAAAAATACATGCGGCATACTTCTGGAGCCCGTACAGGGCGAAGGCGGCATACATCCGGCTGATAAGGAGTATTTGCGGGCTGTAAGGAAAATTTGCGATGAAAACGATATAGTTCTTGTATTTGATGAAATACAATGCGGCGTAGGGCGATGCGGGGAGCTTTTCGCACATCAGGCGCTTGGAGTAACGCCTGATGCGGCAACTTTTGCAAAAGGGCTTGCGGGAGGCGTGCCTATTGGAGCGTTGATGGCTACAAATAAGCTGGCCGAAGCGTTTAAACCGGGAGATCATGCGTCTACTTTCGGCGGCAATCCGCTTGCAACTTCAGCCGGCACGGTTGTGCTTGACGAGCTTTTTAATAACGGCCTTTTGGAAAATGTTAAAAAACAGGGCGAATATTTAAAAAATAAACTATTGGAATTAAAAGGGAAATATCCTATAATAAAAGATGTACGGGGCATCGGGCTTATGCAGGGGATTGAGCTTGGCATACCCGTGGCGCCTGTGATTGCCGAGTGTATAAATAACGGCCTTCTGCTTGTAGGAGCCGGAACAAACGTAATCCGTTTTGTGCCTGCATTGATAGTAAAAAGCGGGGACATAGACGAAGCTATGCGGATACTTGAAAAGGCAATAGTCCATTTGTGA
- a CDS encoding fumarylacetoacetate hydrolase family protein — MKLVTYLKDGTEFVGAVTKCRQKIIPLKENGFNYSTMIELIEKITDEEKEKIKKLADSGEGEGRLFMKDVKILAPIPEPKQDIICLGINYMEHAVESVRYKKEAFDGTREFPVYFSKRVNRASGDGDAIPSHSDIIETLDYEAELAVIIGKDAKNVSKEKAFEYVFGYTVINDVTARELQTRHKQWYFGKGLDGFTPMGPVIVTADEIAAPPVLTIKSYVNGELRQNSKTDLLIHDIAYIINELSQGMTLKAGTIIATGTPAGVGMGFVPPKFLVHGDTVTCEIEGIGKITNTVE; from the coding sequence ATGAAACTGGTTACATATCTTAAAGACGGGACGGAGTTTGTCGGAGCAGTTACAAAATGCAGGCAGAAAATAATTCCGCTTAAAGAAAACGGGTTTAATTATAGTACGATGATTGAACTTATAGAAAAAATAACTGACGAAGAAAAGGAGAAAATTAAAAAACTTGCGGACAGCGGCGAAGGCGAAGGCAGGCTGTTTATGAAAGACGTAAAAATACTTGCGCCTATACCGGAACCGAAACAGGATATTATATGCTTGGGAATAAATTATATGGAGCATGCCGTTGAGTCTGTGAGGTATAAAAAAGAAGCCTTCGACGGCACAAGGGAATTTCCGGTTTATTTTTCTAAAAGGGTAAACAGGGCAAGCGGCGACGGCGATGCAATACCTAGCCACAGCGACATAATTGAAACCCTCGATTACGAAGCTGAACTTGCTGTTATAATAGGAAAAGATGCAAAAAATGTTTCAAAAGAAAAGGCTTTTGAATATGTTTTCGGCTATACCGTAATTAACGATGTAACGGCAAGGGAACTGCAAACGAGGCATAAACAATGGTATTTCGGTAAGGGATTGGACGGCTTTACACCAATGGGCCCTGTGATAGTAACAGCTGATGAAATAGCGGCTCCGCCTGTTTTGACAATTAAGTCATATGTTAACGGTGAATTAAGGCAAAATTCAAAAACAGATTTATTAATACATGATATAGCGTATATAATAAACGAACTTTCACAGGGGATGACTCTTAAAGCCGGAACAATTATAGCAACGGGCACTCCGGCAGGTGTTGGCATGGGCTTTGTGCCGCCTAAGTTCCTTGTACATGGAGATACCGTGACATGTGAAATAGAAGGTATTGGAAAGATTACTAACACAGTAGAATAA